In Lacibacter sp. H375, one DNA window encodes the following:
- a CDS encoding gliding motility-associated C-terminal domain-containing protein, with protein sequence MSACMLLTNLYSFAQDFSNKGRDFWVAYGYHQVMTGGNSQDMVLYFATETATNVTVTIPGLGYSATYSVPANTVYTSSPLPKSGAQDARLMNESSAPENKGIHITSDQPIVAYAHIYNQSVSGATILFPTTTLGREYYSINFQNRSNTVNANSWAYVIAADTGTTSVEIIPSQPTLGRPAGVPFTVKLTQGQVYNIMGQFTNAASGGNHSGVDLTGTFIRSINTGSGCKKIAVFSGSGRISITCPTNSTSSSSDNYMAQAFPKNAWGKKYLTATASSPQAFNLYRICVSSSSTVVKVNGVALPSGSLVGGFYYDLPLTNQPMLIEADNPITVAQYFTSQGACGNTSPGDPEVIYLSPVEQNINKVIWNATSNFAITQHYINVVIPNKGTGISSFRLKDASGNTLPTGAFTVHPGDANYSYLKQSLPTSGVYTIQSDSGFNAIAYGFGNAESYGYNAGTNVIDLYQYVTTQNANAVIKSPVTCKSSPFFLSLTLPYLPISMKWDFTGYPDVIDNAPVADSTFVLNGKTLYVFKLPGNYIYNTSGKYPVVVTVNNPTPDGCLGEQIINFDLEVLDPPTATFTLASTTAGIGCADSLITFTGISTSSGRPIIKHFWDFGDGTFGNSLNPQKAFGNAGQFKVRYMAMTDVGCLSDTVEKIIELTKTPVAKFGILDPLCVGKTLTFKDSSSLPGGFGSITNWTWNTGTGSPVNNTTAANVISTFAATGNYTATLQLKTNTGCVSPAYSLPFTIRPNPVVDFTVSYGCMPNPVINFNSTSTIADGSQSAFNYLWNFGDAASGALNNAIIQNPSHQYPSVGPFNAKLKITTAYGCADSITKAVDKIYPQPKADFTAPVEVCWQTPITFTNASNGFTHPVTKWEWRFSDGTSSTQKDPVKNFANPGTYTATLWVYTDQNCVSDTVVKTVIVNPWPTANFTTSALVCEKNVISFTNTSTANTGSIVKSHWQFGDGNTITNTNISSANYVYSNWGDYTIRFVTENSKGCISDTLVRTMRINPLPKVGFVLPEVCLSDAQAIFTDTSSISDNSASQLTYLWKFNTGTPAIVPGPTPVTSTSKTPSVKFNKADNYLLSLEVTSKDGCKDSVVAIPFTVNGSIPKADFLIRSANALCSNQDIELEDRSTVDFGTVTKVEIYWDNINAPTVVETDDQPAAGKVYKHLYPAFQSPLTKTYQVRYKSYSGILCVDEEIKTITVNASPLTQFNALVAVCLNDVPFSLGQATEMGGLSGTGVYTGPGLNATGFFNPSGAGVGVHTIRYTFTASNGCVATSDQTIEVWPVPIVNAGSDLTVLEDGVRKITNVTASGTGLQFLWSPSTYLDNVTLQSPTILQPKDDITYLLTVTNGFGCKATDDLFVKILKSPTPPNTFTPNGDGINDFWEIKFLNDYPGAVIEVYNTAGSMMYRSVGYSTPWDGKYKGSPLPAGTYYYVLDPKNGRKRITGYVTILR encoded by the coding sequence ATGTCAGCCTGTATGCTGCTGACTAATCTGTACTCCTTCGCCCAGGATTTCTCCAATAAAGGAAGAGACTTTTGGGTTGCTTACGGTTACCACCAGGTGATGACGGGAGGCAACAGCCAGGACATGGTACTGTATTTTGCAACCGAAACAGCTACCAATGTAACGGTTACTATTCCAGGTTTAGGCTATTCAGCTACTTATTCGGTTCCGGCTAATACCGTTTATACTTCCAGCCCGTTACCAAAATCAGGTGCGCAAGATGCCCGTTTAATGAATGAAAGTTCGGCTCCCGAAAACAAAGGAATTCATATTACAAGTGATCAACCCATTGTGGCTTATGCTCATATTTATAACCAAAGCGTTTCAGGTGCTACCATTCTTTTTCCAACCACCACGTTAGGGCGTGAATATTATTCTATCAATTTTCAGAATAGATCGAATACTGTAAATGCAAATTCATGGGCTTACGTAATTGCTGCTGATACAGGTACCACAAGTGTCGAAATAATACCGAGTCAGCCAACATTAGGCAGGCCAGCCGGCGTCCCATTTACGGTAAAACTGACCCAGGGACAGGTATACAATATTATGGGGCAGTTTACCAATGCTGCATCGGGTGGTAACCATTCAGGTGTAGATCTTACAGGAACGTTTATTCGTTCAATCAACACCGGTAGTGGTTGTAAAAAAATAGCTGTGTTTTCCGGAAGCGGTCGTATCAGCATTACTTGCCCAACGAACAGCACTTCCTCCTCATCCGATAACTATATGGCACAGGCGTTTCCAAAAAATGCCTGGGGTAAAAAGTATTTAACCGCAACAGCCTCAAGTCCGCAGGCATTTAACCTGTACAGAATTTGTGTGTCTAGCTCTTCAACAGTCGTAAAAGTAAACGGTGTTGCACTTCCATCTGGTTCGTTAGTTGGTGGATTCTACTATGATTTGCCATTGACGAATCAACCGATGTTAATCGAGGCAGATAACCCGATTACTGTTGCGCAATATTTCACCTCGCAGGGAGCATGTGGGAACACTTCGCCTGGTGACCCTGAAGTGATCTATCTAAGTCCGGTTGAGCAAAACATTAATAAAGTTATCTGGAATGCCACGTCCAATTTTGCCATCACTCAGCATTATATTAATGTGGTAATACCGAATAAAGGAACCGGTATCAGCTCATTCAGATTAAAAGATGCAAGTGGCAATACATTGCCAACAGGAGCATTCACGGTTCACCCCGGCGATGCAAATTATTCTTACCTCAAACAAAGTTTACCAACTTCCGGTGTATATACCATTCAATCTGATTCCGGTTTTAATGCCATTGCTTATGGATTTGGTAACGCTGAATCGTATGGTTACAATGCCGGAACGAATGTGATCGACCTGTATCAATACGTTACAACACAGAATGCCAATGCGGTTATTAAAAGTCCGGTTACCTGCAAAAGTTCTCCCTTCTTTTTATCGTTGACACTTCCTTATCTGCCCATCAGCATGAAGTGGGATTTCACAGGTTATCCTGATGTAATTGATAATGCGCCGGTTGCCGATTCAACCTTTGTACTGAATGGCAAAACATTGTATGTATTTAAACTGCCGGGCAACTACATCTACAATACATCTGGCAAATATCCTGTGGTGGTTACGGTGAACAACCCAACCCCTGATGGTTGTTTGGGTGAACAGATCATCAACTTCGATTTGGAAGTTTTGGATCCACCTACAGCCACATTCACCTTAGCATCCACAACTGCAGGAATTGGTTGCGCAGACTCATTGATCACATTCACAGGTATTAGTACCAGTAGCGGAAGACCAATTATCAAACATTTCTGGGATTTTGGCGATGGCACATTTGGCAATTCACTAAATCCTCAAAAAGCATTTGGGAATGCCGGTCAGTTTAAAGTGAGATATATGGCAATGACAGATGTTGGATGTTTGAGCGATACAGTTGAGAAAATAATTGAGTTAACAAAGACACCCGTTGCTAAGTTTGGTATTCTTGATCCTTTGTGTGTTGGCAAAACGCTTACGTTCAAAGATTCATCATCGTTACCCGGAGGTTTTGGTTCAATCACAAACTGGACATGGAATACCGGCACAGGTTCGCCGGTTAATAATACAACCGCAGCAAATGTTATTTCAACTTTTGCTGCAACAGGAAATTATACTGCAACATTGCAACTGAAAACAAATACTGGTTGCGTAAGCCCCGCTTATTCATTGCCGTTTACCATCAGGCCAAATCCTGTGGTTGATTTTACTGTTTCATATGGTTGTATGCCAAATCCTGTAATCAATTTCAACAGCACATCAACTATTGCTGATGGATCGCAAAGCGCATTTAACTATCTCTGGAATTTTGGTGATGCTGCAAGTGGGGCATTGAATAATGCAATCATTCAAAATCCATCACATCAATATCCATCAGTTGGGCCGTTTAATGCGAAGCTAAAAATAACGACTGCTTACGGTTGCGCTGATTCAATTACGAAAGCTGTAGATAAAATTTATCCGCAGCCTAAAGCCGACTTTACTGCACCTGTTGAAGTATGCTGGCAAACACCAATAACGTTTACCAATGCATCAAATGGATTTACGCACCCTGTTACAAAATGGGAGTGGCGTTTCAGTGATGGTACTTCTTCAACGCAAAAAGATCCGGTAAAGAATTTTGCGAACCCCGGCACATACACGGCAACACTTTGGGTTTATACCGATCAGAATTGTGTGAGCGACACTGTTGTAAAAACGGTTATAGTGAATCCATGGCCAACAGCAAACTTTACCACAAGCGCATTGGTTTGTGAAAAGAACGTCATCTCATTTACAAATACCTCAACTGCAAACACAGGATCAATTGTAAAAAGCCATTGGCAGTTTGGCGATGGCAATACAATCACGAATACAAATATTTCTTCAGCAAATTATGTGTATTCAAACTGGGGCGATTATACCATTCGTTTTGTAACGGAGAATTCAAAAGGTTGTATCAGCGATACGCTTGTGCGCACTATGCGCATTAATCCCTTACCCAAAGTTGGCTTTGTATTACCTGAAGTTTGTTTGAGTGATGCGCAAGCCATCTTTACCGATACTTCTTCGATTTCTGATAACAGTGCATCACAGTTGACTTATTTGTGGAAGTTTAATACCGGTACTCCTGCAATTGTTCCTGGTCCAACGCCTGTAACAAGTACATCCAAAACCCCATCGGTGAAGTTTAATAAAGCAGATAATTATTTACTGTCGCTTGAGGTAACATCAAAAGATGGTTGTAAAGATTCTGTTGTTGCCATTCCGTTTACGGTGAATGGTTCTATTCCAAAAGCAGACTTCTTAATACGTTCAGCAAATGCACTTTGCAGTAACCAGGATATTGAATTAGAAGACAGATCAACTGTAGATTTTGGTACTGTAACCAAAGTAGAAATCTATTGGGATAATATAAACGCACCCACAGTTGTTGAAACTGATGATCAACCTGCGGCAGGAAAAGTTTATAAGCATCTTTACCCTGCATTTCAATCGCCACTCACCAAAACATACCAGGTTCGTTATAAATCTTATTCAGGAATACTTTGTGTAGATGAAGAAATAAAGACGATAACTGTTAATGCAAGCCCGCTTACACAATTCAATGCACTTGTTGCTGTTTGTTTAAATGATGTGCCATTCTCTTTAGGTCAGGCAACTGAAATGGGTGGTTTAAGTGGTACAGGTGTTTACACCGGGCCTGGACTAAATGCAACAGGTTTCTTTAATCCTTCAGGTGCAGGAGTAGGTGTGCATACAATCCGTTATACATTTACTGCGAGCAATGGTTGTGTTGCAACAAGCGATCAAACAATTGAAGTATGGCCTGTACCAATTGTAAATGCAGGTTCTGATCTTACCGTATTGGAAGATGGTGTACGCAAGATCACAAATGTTACGGCGAGTGGCACAGGTTTACAATTCTTATGGTCGCCATCAACTTATCTTGATAACGTTACTTTGCAATCACCAACTATTCTGCAACCAAAAGATGATATTACTTATTTACTCACTGTTACAAATGGGTTTGGCTGTAAGGCAACTGATGATCTCTTTGTGAAAATTCTCAAATCGCCAACACCGCCAAATACGTTTACACCGAACGGTGATGGCATCAATGATTTCTGGGAAATTAAATTCCTGAACGATTATCCGGGTGCTGTTATTGAAGTGTACAATACAGCAGGATCAATGATGTATCGATCTGTCGGTTATTCTACACCGTGGGATGGTAAGTACAAAGGATCGCCCTTGCCGGCCGGTACTTATTACTATGTGCTCGATCCAAAGAATGGCCGCAAACGGATAACAGGTTATGTAACTATTTTACGATAA
- a CDS encoding WbqC family protein, which yields MKNDSELNVQKSKINQTIDLHYFGDINSYLKFINQTNAYFSAYENYFRALHLNRMKLMGANGPLPLSVPLEGGRDQKVKWKDVQINYAEPWQRIHWRGIHDNYRKAPWFEDYAPGLEQLFLRKEKYLLDLNLKSMDYCLQRLKLKVDILAYREEEVMDLTPQRPKKAEPIPAEIFPVYQQVFSERHGFVPNLGILDLLFCEGPLATEYLRRIKIS from the coding sequence ATGAAAAATGATTCAGAGTTAAATGTTCAGAAAAGTAAAATCAATCAAACTATTGATTTACATTATTTTGGGGATATTAACTCTTATTTAAAGTTTATCAATCAAACAAATGCGTATTTTTCCGCATATGAAAACTACTTCCGTGCGCTTCATTTGAACCGGATGAAGCTGATGGGTGCAAATGGACCTCTCCCGCTTTCCGTTCCGCTGGAAGGTGGTCGTGATCAAAAAGTAAAATGGAAGGATGTGCAGATCAACTATGCCGAACCTTGGCAGCGGATCCATTGGCGAGGCATCCACGACAATTACCGGAAGGCTCCCTGGTTTGAAGACTATGCTCCCGGACTGGAGCAACTGTTTTTGCGGAAGGAAAAGTATCTGCTGGATCTGAATCTGAAAAGCATGGATTACTGTCTTCAACGGTTGAAACTGAAAGTTGACATTTTGGCTTATAGAGAAGAAGAGGTGATGGACTTGACGCCACAACGACCTAAAAAAGCTGAACCAATTCCAGCTGAAATTTTCCCTGTTTACCAGCAGGTATTTTCAGAGCGACATGGGTTTGTACCGAATCTCGGAATTCTGGATTTACTTTTTTGTGAAGGACCACTTGCCACCGAATATCTCCGCAGGATAAAAATTTCTTGA
- a CDS encoding LEA type 2 family protein translates to MHRLPSLLFLIAFFTVSCNSFKIPEYKEFQNLRLESIGLNETTVYMELVYNNPNRIGFRVSHTECDVYVDDVYLGRALSDTLIKVARKSDFIIPLRIKTDMKNVFKNAWSALSSREVTVRASGIITAGVGGLYKTIPLAYEGKHEVGLFEPRP, encoded by the coding sequence GTGCACAGGCTTCCTTCCCTCCTTTTTCTGATCGCCTTTTTTACTGTTTCCTGCAACAGTTTTAAGATTCCTGAATACAAGGAATTTCAAAACCTGCGGCTTGAGTCGATCGGTCTGAACGAGACCACCGTGTACATGGAACTGGTTTACAACAACCCTAACCGGATCGGTTTTCGGGTGAGTCATACCGAATGCGATGTGTATGTGGATGATGTTTATTTGGGGAGGGCACTTAGCGATACCTTGATCAAGGTTGCCAGAAAGTCAGATTTTATTATTCCCCTCCGGATCAAAACTGATATGAAGAATGTGTTCAAAAATGCCTGGTCGGCATTGTCGAGTCGGGAGGTAACGGTGCGGGCTTCAGGTATAATTACAGCCGGGGTTGGAGGACTTTACAAAACCATTCCCTTGGCCTATGAAGGCAAACATGAGGTGGGGTTGTTTGAACCGAGGCCATAA
- a CDS encoding heavy-metal-associated domain-containing protein, giving the protein MKTFLTVLFLSVTVSLSAQYKKPIVVQIKTPQAQCAECKDKIEKFMKVEEGVAKVVVDIRKKITTITYLSDRTNIENIRAAMNNLGFDADDEKANEEVYKRLPICCKRVEDGGGPPKKN; this is encoded by the coding sequence ATGAAGACGTTCTTAACTGTATTATTTCTATCCGTAACAGTGAGCCTTTCGGCACAGTACAAAAAACCAATAGTTGTACAAATCAAAACACCGCAAGCGCAATGTGCCGAGTGTAAAGACAAGATCGAAAAGTTTATGAAAGTGGAAGAAGGCGTAGCAAAAGTGGTGGTGGATATCCGCAAGAAAATAACAACCATTACTTACCTAAGCGACCGCACCAATATTGAAAATATCCGGGCAGCAATGAATAATCTTGGCTTCGATGCTGATGATGAAAAAGCAAATGAAGAAGTTTATAAACGTTTGCCGATTTGTTGTAAGAGAGTTGAAGATGGCGGAGGGCCACCGAAGAAGAATTAA
- the pyrE gene encoding orotate phosphoribosyltransferase has product MTNEQAVAEKLLQVKAIRLNVKEPFTWASGWKSPIYCDNRKVLSFPHVREFIKSEMCNVIFEDFPEAELLAGVATAGIAWGAMAADQLKLPYIYVRPKPKEHGLGNQIEGSYEPGQKVVVIEDLISTGKSSLQVVDVLKAAGVEVIGMVSIFNYGFDAAKQAFEKYDLGYRSLTNYPTLIKLAIEKNIVEASEQEVLLKWSADPANWTGIK; this is encoded by the coding sequence ATGACAAATGAACAAGCTGTTGCTGAGAAACTATTACAAGTTAAGGCCATTCGGTTAAATGTGAAAGAGCCCTTTACCTGGGCCAGCGGTTGGAAAAGCCCCATCTATTGCGACAATCGCAAGGTATTATCCTTTCCACATGTGCGGGAATTCATAAAAAGTGAGATGTGCAATGTTATTTTCGAGGACTTTCCTGAAGCAGAGTTGCTGGCAGGTGTTGCCACAGCAGGTATTGCATGGGGAGCCATGGCTGCAGATCAGTTGAAGCTGCCGTACATCTATGTTCGGCCAAAACCTAAAGAACATGGGCTGGGCAATCAGATAGAAGGTTCATACGAACCCGGACAAAAAGTGGTGGTGATTGAAGACCTTATTTCAACGGGAAAAAGCAGTCTGCAGGTGGTGGATGTATTGAAAGCTGCGGGAGTGGAAGTTATCGGCATGGTGTCGATCTTCAATTATGGTTTTGATGCAGCTAAACAGGCTTTTGAAAAGTATGATCTGGGCTACCGCTCCCTCACAAATTACCCAACGCTCATTAAACTAGCCATTGAAAAGAACATTGTTGAGGCAAGCGAACAGGAAGTTTTGTTAAAATGGAGTGCCGACCCAGCAAATTGGACAGGAATTAAATAA
- a CDS encoding NUDIX hydrolase, translated as MYIKIYFGDKPVFLCDEIDEMIHEYMHHPDAVFIDEISGPAIKSLLHEIVKEEFHAGILWNEDLEKLKKAFFKHFTIVTAAGGLVENEKGEYLLIHRRGKWDLPKGKLDKGETIEQCAVREVEEETGLQKPELKKPITITYHTYDEFGKHILKDSHWYKMKVKGPQSIKPQTEEDINDIKWVKKKDLSTYMQNTFPSIKDVLALV; from the coding sequence ATGTATATAAAAATTTACTTTGGAGATAAGCCTGTTTTTCTTTGCGATGAAATTGATGAAATGATCCATGAATACATGCATCATCCCGATGCTGTATTTATTGATGAGATATCAGGTCCCGCTATCAAATCACTACTCCACGAAATTGTGAAAGAAGAATTCCATGCAGGTATTTTATGGAATGAAGACTTGGAGAAATTGAAGAAAGCTTTCTTTAAACATTTCACCATTGTAACAGCTGCGGGCGGCCTGGTTGAAAATGAAAAAGGAGAATATTTATTGATTCATCGCAGAGGTAAATGGGATCTGCCAAAGGGAAAGTTAGATAAAGGTGAAACTATTGAACAATGTGCCGTGCGTGAAGTGGAAGAAGAAACCGGTTTGCAAAAACCTGAACTAAAAAAACCAATCACCATTACTTATCATACTTATGATGAGTTTGGTAAACATATCCTGAAAGACTCACATTGGTATAAGATGAAAGTGAAAGGTCCGCAATCCATCAAACCACAAACAGAAGAAGATATCAACGACATTAAGTGGGTGAAGAAAAAAGATCTTTCAACTTATATGCAAAATACATTTCCATCAATTAAAGATGTGTTGGCGTTGGTTTGA
- a CDS encoding VOC family protein gives MQQRIAQLALVVKDYDEAIAFYRDKLKFRLVEDTTMSETKRWVVMAPPGNSSTYLLLAKAANEEQLSRVGNQTGGRVFLFLYTDDFKRDYEYYVSKGIKFVRPPSKEEYGTVAVFEDLYGNLWDLIEPNLK, from the coding sequence ATGCAGCAAAGAATAGCACAATTAGCATTGGTTGTCAAAGATTATGATGAAGCCATTGCATTTTACAGGGACAAATTAAAATTCAGATTAGTGGAAGATACCACGATGAGTGAAACAAAACGATGGGTTGTGATGGCACCTCCGGGCAACAGCAGCACTTATCTTTTGCTGGCAAAAGCGGCGAATGAGGAACAATTGAGCAGGGTAGGAAATCAAACAGGTGGCAGAGTGTTCCTGTTTTTATATACGGATGACTTTAAACGTGATTATGAATACTATGTTTCTAAAGGAATAAAGTTTGTTCGCCCCCCTTCAAAAGAAGAATATGGAACAGTTGCAGTGTTTGAAGATCTGTATGGTAATCTCTGGGATTTAATTGAACCTAATTTGAAATAG
- a CDS encoding RNA recognition motif domain-containing protein — protein MNIYVSNLGFNVQDAELKQLFNSYGEVTSAKVIMDKFTNQSRGFGFVEMPDDAAAQKAIDELNGTSTDGRSLKVTEARPREEKPRTNRW, from the coding sequence ATGAATATTTATGTTTCCAATTTAGGTTTTAACGTGCAGGATGCCGAATTAAAACAACTTTTCAATTCGTATGGCGAAGTTACTTCTGCCAAAGTGATCATGGATAAGTTCACTAACCAAAGCCGTGGTTTTGGTTTTGTGGAAATGCCTGATGATGCTGCTGCACAAAAAGCAATTGATGAGCTTAACGGTACGTCAACCGATGGCCGCTCATTGAAAGTTACTGAAGCAAGACCACGTGAGGAAAAACCACGTACCAACAGATGGTAA